The genomic stretch TTTACCATTCAAATTCAATTAATCTCTAAAAAGGAAAATTCATCTTACTTCCACCTTTTTCAAGTCCATATTTAGTATTAATTTCCTAAAAAGACGAAGATATCATCTATCTTTGTCTCATTTTTATTTAAATAGAATATGTTTTTTCTTCATATAGAATATGATGGATGCTGCTACAATCATTTCTGAAATTGGAATTGCTAGCCAAACGCCCGGGATACCAATGATTGGTGGCAACACTAATAGGAAGATGACCATGAAAATAATCTCACGCGATATCGTTATCCATGTAGCCATTTTTACCTTGTCCGATGTTTGGAAATAGGTCATCATAACAAAGTTGAAGCCCATGAACAGATAAGCTGTATAGAATAATTTGATACCGTTACTTGCTAAATCTTTAATTTCCGGGCTAAAGTTCCCGAACATCGAAACGAGCAAGTTGGAACCGAAGAGACCAACGAGCAAAAAGCCTACTCCAGTGCTGAACGCTACCATAATCGCAATTTTCAACGTTTCTATTTCTTTTTGTCTAGCTTTCGCGCCCCGATAATAACTAATAAGTGGTTGAATCGCGGACCCCATTCCAAGGAACAGCATCAAAATCACACTGTGCGTATAATTGAGTACCGAGAACGCCGCCACACCAGCAGTCCCAGCAATAGCCGCAATCGAAATATTATAACCTAGCGTAAATACAGACACCCCAACTTCCGCTAAAAAGCTCGGTAAGCCAATTGCTAAAGTTTTCTTAAAAAACGCTTTGTTCCAGTCCACTTTGACAAATTTTAAACGACTTGATTTTTTGAAGAAATGGGTAATTAAAATGAGTACACCGATAATGATTGCAATCATCGTAGCAAGCGCAGAACCCGTAACGCCCCATTCGAATACAAATAAGAATAAATAGTTCAAAATAACATTACTGATTGCTGTTACAATAAGCGCAATCATCGATAAATTAGGATCGCCATCGTTACGTACAAAAATACTTAAAATATTTTCTAGTGTAAGCGCAAATCCAAATACGAGCAGGATATTCATATACTCGAGCACATAACCAATCGTATCATCATTCGCACCTAAAAAATAAGCTAATGGTACTTTAAAAATAAACGCTATAATTCCAATAATAACAGTGATTGAAACAACAGCTAGAATCGCATTGGTGAAAATCGTTTGAGCTTTCGCGACATTTTTCTCCCCGATCGCAAAGGAAAATTGAGTCGCAGCACCAATCCCAATCCAAATAGAAATCGCTGTAAAAATCGTAAATACAGGCACCGCTATATTTATGCCAGCCAGCGCCACTCCGCCGAGCTTATGCCCAACAAAAATTCCATCAATCACAATATTTAAAGACATTAACAACATTCCCACTAAGGAAGGAATTAAATATCTAAAGTAAATCTTTTTAACTGAA from Listeria monocytogenes ATCC 19117 encodes the following:
- the fepA gene encoding multidrug efflux MATE transporter FepA, with translation MAKNMEILETDSVKKIYFRYLIPSLVGMLLMSLNIVIDGIFVGHKLGGVALAGINIAVPVFTIFTAISIWIGIGAATQFSFAIGEKNVAKAQTIFTNAILAVVSITVIIGIIAFIFKVPLAYFLGANDDTIGYVLEYMNILLVFGFALTLENILSIFVRNDGDPNLSMIALIVTAISNVILNYLFLFVFEWGVTGSALATMIAIIIGVLILITHFFKKSSRLKFVKVDWNKAFFKKTLAIGLPSFLAEVGVSVFTLGYNISIAAIAGTAGVAAFSVLNYTHSVILMLFLGMGSAIQPLISYYRGAKARQKEIETLKIAIMVAFSTGVGFLLVGLFGSNLLVSMFGNFSPEIKDLASNGIKLFYTAYLFMGFNFVMMTYFQTSDKVKMATWITISREIIFMVIFLLVLPPIIGIPGVWLAIPISEMIVAASIIFYMKKKHILFK